TATACTATGGACCTACTACAAGAAGTATTCCTGCTCAAACCACACCTTATCGAATTATTGTTTTATGTTAAACCGATTATTATTTAACCTTTTGGCGAATATCGACCCCTATGTACACCAAATGAATCGTAAATGCATATATTGCCAATCACATCTTAACTAATGCTTATTCATCTAGTTCATTTTGTTAAAATTAGAAAGAAGTAAATCAAGCGAAAAGCTTAGGCTGAAATAAAGTGAAACTTCAATCCGTGGGGGGTATTCCCCCACGGATTGTTAGCTTTCACCAAACGATAACTTTTAATTTCATTTTGATGTTCGTACAATCACTTAAATAATAAACATCGCTACAATCGTTGTCACAACTAACCCAATGACAACCGGTACAAGATTTCTCCGAGCAAGCTCAAATGGACTAACATTACAAATAGCCGCTGCAGGAATAAGTGCCCAAGGAATTAAGGTACCGCCTCCAACCCAAATCGCCGCAATTTGCCCCAGTGCCGTTAAGGTAGCCGTACCTTCTCCAATAGCCGTACCAAATAATCCTCCGATTGATCCTACTAATGAAATCCCCGAGAACCCAGATCCATCAAGTCCTGTAAGAGCCCCTACGCCTGTTAGGGTGACAACTGCAATTTCCGTTGTTAAAGGTACAAGGGCAGCCAATCCAACACCTAGATCATTGACAATTCCATGCGAGGCTTCGGGTAAATGATTGCCAATAATCGTAAAGAAGCCTGAATCACCTAAATAGAAGAAAGCGGCAATCGGGATGACTGGACCAAATACTCTAAATCCAAATTGAAATCCTTTAATAAAATAATTGGTTGATTGTTCTAACCCTTTCTTTTTATAGGCCGTTAAACAAAGTATCAGTAAAATAAATACCGAAGTCCCTCCAACTAGCGCTGTTGCATCTCCCCCTTGAAGATCAAACAATGCCATGGCGACAACATCTAATAAGAAGGCAATCGGGATTAATACGGCGAAAAACCTTTTCTGGCCCTTTGTTAATAAATCTTCTGTTTCCTCGTTCTCGATCCCATTATCATAGGTGCCAACTAGCTCAATATTGCCTTTTTTCATATCACGTTTTAATAAGTAGAATGCTACGATTGTTGTGACAAGCCCCATCGTAATCACAAGTGGGATACTTGCCATCACGACATCTCCTACTGGAATTCCCGCCGCATCTGCTGTTAGTTTTGGTGCGCCCTGTATGACAAAATCACTTGATAGTGCAATGCCGTGACCAAATAAGTTCATTGCCATCGCTACGCCCAGTGCAGGAAGTCCAGCCCGTATCGCAACGGGTAATAACACTGCACCAAGTAATGCAACAGCTGGCGAAGGCCAGAAAAACCAAGAAATAATCATCATTAATATCCCAATCGTCCAAAATCCAAGCGTAGGATTTTTTATGATTTTTGTAAACGGTGCAATCATCACTTCATTTATCCCCGTTTTGGTTAACACGCGGCTCATCGCAACGATAATAGAAATAATTAAAATAGTAGATAATAATTCCGTAATCGCATAGATAAAACTAGTAAATACACTACTAATAGAAGCGGTGAAATTTCCTGTTGCCACAATCGCGATAACAAAAATCCCTACTATGCTAATTAAGGTCGTATCCAAACGCCTTACCATAAAGAAAATAATGAGCACGATAAATAAAACGTATATCCAATGCAGCGCCGTTAATTCAATTGCCATGCACTAACTCATCTCCTTTGTATTTAGCATATGGAGTGCTGAGATAGATGGTGAGCGCCTAATTGTACTTAATATTTTTTTAGAATTTGATTCATTTGCCTAAGTTTCATCAAAATTAGTAAGATTCGTTGAAATTAGCAATTTCCTTTACCTAATCAAGTTCTAAACAGATGCATTTTTTCTTACAGTGTATAAAAGCATTAAAGGAGCGAACAAATGATTGTAGACGGTGTGTTCTCTGGCGGTGGTATTAAAGGTTTTGCTTATGTGGGAGCCATGCAGGTGCTTGAAGAACGCGGTATACAATTTAATCGCTTAGCCGGTACGAGTGCTGGTGCCATTTTAGCCACCTTTATCGCAGCAGGCTTTAATGCCAAGGAGCTAGAAGAAATTTTTGATGAGCTCAATTTGAAAGTGTTACTCGATCCACCGAAATTTTGGATTGGTATCCCCTTTCTCAAATGGATGAATCTCTATGTACATTTTGGAATGTATCGCGGAAAATCGTTAGAAAAATGGTTCTATCAAAAACTAGCCTCCAAAGGCATTTATTCATTTGGTGATTTGCCAAAAGGAAAATTAAAGCTCATTGCTTCTGATTTAACAAACGGTAAAATTATTGTACTGCCAGATGATTTAATGCATTATGGCATTAATGATCGCACCTTTCCGATTTCCCGCGCATTGCGTATGAGCTGCGGTCTCCCGTTTTTCTTTGAGCCTGTCTATTTAAAAAACGGTACGAGCGAAAGTGTGATTGTCGATGGTGGCGTTTTAAGCAATTTCCCTCTTTGGGTTTTTGACAACGGGCAAAAAACACGACCCGTTCTTGGCCTAAAACTAAGTAGTGCCAATGAAGAAATGGCCCCCTATGAAATCGACAATGCCATTCAGCTATTTGAAGCGTTGTTTGCAACCATGAAAAATGCCCATGACAACCGTTATATTGCACGAAGGCATGAAAAAAATATCATTTTTATTCCGGTAGAGAAATACAGCGCTACCCAATTTGATATTGATGAGGAAACCAAACAAAAACTAATATGCATCGGCAAAGAACGCACCGCGCAATTTTTAAAAACTTGGTCACCGATTTGGTAAGAAATTTTCTGAACATACCCACAAAAAGAGCGAATTCCCGTTAATGGGGTTCGTTCTTTTTTCATTAAGACGTGAATTTTTTATTTTAACTTGTCGAATCATGTATGAATTTCAAGGCATTAAGAAAAAATAGCCATTAGGACATTCTTTGAACAGGAGTTGTCAACATGAGCCGTTCTTCAAATGAACCAATTCATCTTGAAAAGAATTTGGAGATGAATGTAGAAACAATCAAAAAAACACTTGGAAATTCAGCAGATTTAATTGTTCGAAAAAGTAGCATTGGCATGATTGAAAATCAATTTGCCATGATGTATTTAAAAGGCCTAGTAGACGATGATCAAGTAAATAATAATATTTTAAGAATTCTTGAGTTAAACAAAAAGGATATTACAACGAATCTACTTGATGCAGTTTACGACGAAATGATTGCCCTAACGGAAATTAAAAAATCACCTGAACTTGATTCCATTATAAAAGCGCTATTAAACGGCGATACAGCTGTACTCCTAAGTGATGAGAATCAGGCGATCCTTTTAGGAACAAGTGGCGGTGAATTTCGCAGCATCGAGGAACCACAATCTGAATCGGTTATACGTGGGTCTAGATCAGGATTTGTCGAAAATCTAAAATTCAATCTTGCTCTTTTACGTCGCGAACTTAAAAATCCCAATCTTCGCATCGATTTTATGGAGATTGGGAAGCATTCCAATCAAAAGATGGCAATCTGCTATATCGAAGGACATGCCAAACCCGAGATTGTCGATGAGGTCGTTCGCCGACTAAAAACGGTTGATATTGATTTTTCCCCAGATTCGGGCTTTGTTGAACAGTGGATTGAAGACAGTAATTTATCGCCATTCCCGCAAATTCTTGATACAGAGCGACCAGATAGAGTTGCCTATAATTTGTTGAGGGGGAAGATTGGCATAATTGTAGAAGGTTCACCTTTTGCCCTGCTCATGCCGATTACCATTGGCGATTCTCTTAAAACCATTGAAGATTATAATCAGCGTTGGATGATCAGTACGATGCTTCGTCTTTTACGGTTCGTTTCTTTCTATATGACGCTGTTCTTACCAGCACTTTATGTGGCGCTCGTTTCCTATCATCCTGAATTAATTCCGACGCAGCTCCTATTTACAATTGCTGCTTCAAGAGAAGGTGTCCCCTTCCCTTCTTTAATAGAGGCGTTAATTATTGCGTTATTTTATGAAATTCTGCAGGAAGCTGGAACAAGACTCCCTAGGAAAATTGGCCAAACCATTGGAATTGTAGGCGGGATTGTGATTGGTGAAATTGCTGTACAAGCTGGGATCGTGACCCCTTTAATGGTTATTGCCATCTCGCTGACTGCAATTGCAGCATTTACGCTACCTAATTATAGTTTAGCGATTGGGCTAAGAGTCATGCGCTTCGGGGCCATCTTTGCTGCAACCATTCTCGGATTATATGGCATCATACTTGTGTTCATTATGATTCACATTCATTTAGCCAACCTAAAAAGCATTGGTATTCCTTATTCAGCACCCTTTGCACCTAACTATTTAGGGGATTTAAAAAATGTGATTATCCGTGCGCCCATCACGACCCTGACGAAGCAGCAAACACAACCCTTTTTAGAACCAGCGGAGGAAGTGGAGAAGACTAATGGAGGAAGTGGTACGTCATGAAAATGAACAAAGCGCCAGCGGAATTTATTAATGATAGAGACATTATGTTTGCCGTTGCCTCAAATATTATTAGTATTACCATTTTATTTTTACCACGCTATGTTGCGAACAATACGATTGCAGCAGATGGTTGGCTTACGATTTTATTAGGAGGCGTGATCGCGCTTATTTTAGGATGGTTCCTTGCAAAAATTGCAAGCGCATTTCCCAATCAGTCCTTTCTTTCCTTTGCCTCTTATTTAGTTTCAAAGCCCGTAGCGATTATTTTATGTATGGCTTTTATACTGCAATATGTTGTGATTTCCTCTTTTCAAATTAGAGAAATCGCCACATTATCTCATGAATATTTATTTGATCGTACACCGATAGAGGTCGTTTGTTTAGCGTTTCTACTTGTTGTTGTTTATGCAGCTAGCGGATCACGTGCTGCTATTTTCCGTCTGAATATTATGTTCTTTCCATTTGTTGTCGGTGGCCTAGTGTTACTTATTTTCTTTCCGCTTGGGGCAGTAAAACTTGA
The sequence above is a segment of the Solibacillus sp. FSL H8-0523 genome. Coding sequences within it:
- a CDS encoding patatin-like phospholipase family protein: MIVDGVFSGGGIKGFAYVGAMQVLEERGIQFNRLAGTSAGAILATFIAAGFNAKELEEIFDELNLKVLLDPPKFWIGIPFLKWMNLYVHFGMYRGKSLEKWFYQKLASKGIYSFGDLPKGKLKLIASDLTNGKIIVLPDDLMHYGINDRTFPISRALRMSCGLPFFFEPVYLKNGTSESVIVDGGVLSNFPLWVFDNGQKTRPVLGLKLSSANEEMAPYEIDNAIQLFEALFATMKNAHDNRYIARRHEKNIIFIPVEKYSATQFDIDEETKQKLICIGKERTAQFLKTWSPIW
- a CDS encoding spore germination protein, which gives rise to MSRSSNEPIHLEKNLEMNVETIKKTLGNSADLIVRKSSIGMIENQFAMMYLKGLVDDDQVNNNILRILELNKKDITTNLLDAVYDEMIALTEIKKSPELDSIIKALLNGDTAVLLSDENQAILLGTSGGEFRSIEEPQSESVIRGSRSGFVENLKFNLALLRRELKNPNLRIDFMEIGKHSNQKMAICYIEGHAKPEIVDEVVRRLKTVDIDFSPDSGFVEQWIEDSNLSPFPQILDTERPDRVAYNLLRGKIGIIVEGSPFALLMPITIGDSLKTIEDYNQRWMISTMLRLLRFVSFYMTLFLPALYVALVSYHPELIPTQLLFTIAASREGVPFPSLIEALIIALFYEILQEAGTRLPRKIGQTIGIVGGIVIGEIAVQAGIVTPLMVIAISLTAIAAFTLPNYSLAIGLRVMRFGAIFAATILGLYGIILVFIMIHIHLANLKSIGIPYSAPFAPNYLGDLKNVIIRAPITTLTKQQTQPFLEPAEEVEKTNGGSGTS